The uncultured Methanomethylovorans sp. genome contains a region encoding:
- a CDS encoding glycosyltransferase family 4 protein, with the protein MKISIVVLKFPPKWLAGTEIATYNIAKKLVKKGHEVHVITMLDEGLPEYTLEEGFFIHRVPYAKFLFSRTLSMWFRFFLKIRSINPDIIHVQSIPLSVPAFFMRLISNKNYIIWVQGSDIYTPTAFLKLFSTPLLKKASTIIALTEGMKAEINNKCKTNIVVISNGIELENFKTELIGPSKLQNEGSLSTMDQKIIFVGTLRPIKGVRYLLEAMPIIRLNNSHVKLVIVGDGEEKEYLQKLTFDLNLNTCVSFVGKVPNDKIPKYMKDADLFVLPSLSESFGIVNIEAMASGLPIVSTNVGGLPYLIKDGINGFLVNPRDPAAIAEKSLLILNDMDLKEKLSQNNLIAAEKYSWDYVIERLVDEYNKVCFHHE; encoded by the coding sequence ATGAAAATATCAATTGTTGTCTTAAAGTTCCCGCCAAAATGGCTCGCAGGAACAGAAATAGCAACTTATAATATTGCAAAGAAGCTAGTCAAAAAAGGACATGAAGTTCATGTAATTACAATGTTAGATGAGGGTTTGCCTGAATATACATTGGAAGAAGGCTTCTTTATTCATCGGGTTCCTTATGCAAAGTTCTTATTTTCAAGGACACTTTCTATGTGGTTTAGATTCTTTTTGAAAATAAGATCGATTAATCCAGACATAATTCATGTACAAAGTATACCACTTAGTGTTCCTGCATTCTTTATGAGACTCATTTCAAATAAAAATTATATTATATGGGTTCAAGGATCTGATATCTATACTCCCACTGCTTTTTTAAAACTATTTTCCACTCCTCTTCTCAAAAAGGCTTCTACCATTATTGCTTTAACGGAAGGTATGAAAGCAGAGATCAATAATAAATGTAAAACAAATATTGTCGTAATTTCTAATGGAATTGAATTAGAGAATTTCAAAACTGAACTAATTGGTCCTTCAAAGTTGCAAAATGAAGGTTCTTTATCTACTATGGACCAAAAAATTATTTTTGTTGGAACCTTAAGGCCAATTAAAGGTGTCAGGTATCTTCTAGAAGCTATGCCTATAATAAGGTTAAACAATTCTCATGTTAAATTGGTGATCGTAGGGGATGGTGAAGAGAAAGAGTATTTGCAAAAATTGACATTTGATTTGAATTTAAACACATGTGTATCCTTTGTGGGAAAAGTTCCCAATGATAAGATTCCTAAATACATGAAGGATGCAGATCTATTTGTATTGCCAAGTTTATCTGAAAGCTTTGGAATTGTAAATATAGAAGCTATGGCTTCTGGCCTTCCTATTGTTTCAACAAATGTGGGGGGACTACCTTATCTAATAAAGGATGGAATTAATGGCTTTTTGGTAAATCCTAGAGACCCAGCTGCTATTGCAGAAAAGTCTTTATTAATTTTAAATGATATGGATTTGAAAGAGAAGTTGTCTCAAAATAATCTCATTGCCGCTGAAAAATACTCATGGGATTATGTTATTGAAAGATTAGTAGATGAATACAATAAAGTATGTTTTCATCATGAGTAA
- a CDS encoding GNAT family N-acetyltransferase — translation MMLETERKAHFFTINEIWFSDYPFDIKGYDGVIFRECKNNVDVPGFHKDEFTTLVIDLTQELDQIFMDMTASYRKAIRRAEKNGIVIKKSADYDVFYDINQRFRKQKKLSSYDGGVDVRYMEKYGTLFTAEIEGEVVAGYLDLEDEKNIRGLLGASLRFEADKDKMRSIADANKLMTWEEIKYAKEKGITEYDLGGYYTGAEKDEEKERINYFKQGFGGKLVTHYIYQKDYSIAYKLAKNMHKQIQKMKYGKQHA, via the coding sequence ATGATGTTGGAAACTGAAAGGAAGGCACATTTTTTCACAATAAATGAAATTTGGTTTAGTGATTACCCTTTTGATATAAAAGGTTATGATGGGGTAATCTTCCGAGAATGCAAAAATAATGTAGATGTACCCGGTTTTCATAAAGATGAATTCACGACTTTAGTGATTGACCTTACACAGGAACTTGACCAGATATTTATGGATATGACTGCTTCTTATAGAAAAGCTATAAGAAGAGCTGAGAAAAACGGAATTGTTATTAAAAAGAGCGCAGATTATGATGTTTTTTATGACATTAACCAACGTTTTAGAAAGCAAAAGAAGTTATCTTCTTATGATGGTGGTGTGGATGTTAGATATATGGAGAAATATGGAACCTTATTTACTGCAGAGATAGAAGGGGAGGTAGTTGCTGGTTATTTAGATTTAGAAGATGAAAAAAATATAAGAGGGTTGCTTGGTGCATCACTGAGATTTGAGGCTGACAAAGATAAAATGAGGTCAATTGCAGATGCAAATAAGTTGATGACTTGGGAAGAGATAAAGTACGCTAAAGAGAAAGGAATAACTGAATATGACTTGGGTGGTTATTATACGGGAGCTGAAAAAGATGAAGAAAAGGAGAGAATAAATTATTTTAAACAGGGATTTGGAGGTAAACTAGTAACACATTACATTTATCAAAAAGATTATTCTATAGCTTATAAATTAGCAAAGAACATGCACAAACAAATACAAAAAATGAAATATGGTAAACAGCATGCTTAA
- a CDS encoding oligosaccharide flippase family protein, translating to MKQTLSSTFWYSFSIVYERVLHEKLSLDAKGFLNNIFYVGGGVAIATAFSFLFNILSGRWLGPSLYGEYALVETVSMFLYIPMLMGYHASMVKYNAEKKNHERQQSIISTTYLLVLAFTITSVLIYLIFSSQITTLLSISGGLYYYSILYAVLFVVYTITTETLKSLHELKKYSFIKPVFSFILLISFLYFMAVDFISSKSMIFSMYIAYGVTSVILLYLLRKYFIFKLEKKWISQLTKYSFYSLMGGLSFVLYTNIDKILINVYMNLADVGIYRAYNYAFISIIQVLIITFGTVFFPYASMSNNKRMLFSKINKLIPYFIILGLPLAMISGFIVLSFYGNEYEFNLKLALLFGVAGLCIAIDNLYGQLMSSIGIKGIKIVSFAAVVMALTNTFLNMWLIPLMGIEGAVIATTVSFLVSISIMLSKRSYIYNSEGYDVGN from the coding sequence ATGAAGCAGACTTTAAGTTCGACCTTTTGGTATAGTTTTTCAATCGTTTATGAACGAGTCCTTCATGAAAAACTTAGTTTGGATGCCAAGGGATTCTTAAACAATATATTTTATGTAGGGGGAGGAGTAGCAATTGCAACTGCCTTTTCCTTTTTATTTAATATCTTATCAGGAAGATGGCTTGGCCCGTCTCTTTATGGGGAATATGCTCTTGTGGAAACAGTTTCAATGTTCCTGTATATCCCTATGTTAATGGGTTACCATGCTTCTATGGTAAAATATAATGCTGAAAAGAAGAACCATGAGAGACAGCAAAGCATAATTTCAACAACTTATTTATTAGTTTTAGCATTCACTATAACTTCGGTATTGATTTATCTCATATTCTCATCGCAGATCACTACATTATTATCAATATCAGGGGGATTGTATTATTATTCTATCCTATATGCTGTATTATTTGTAGTCTATACAATTACAACAGAAACATTAAAAAGTCTTCACGAGTTAAAAAAGTACTCTTTCATTAAGCCTGTATTTTCATTTATACTGCTAATTTCATTTTTATATTTCATGGCTGTTGACTTCATTTCTTCAAAGTCGATGATATTTTCAATGTATATTGCCTATGGTGTTACAAGTGTAATATTACTATATTTGCTAAGAAAATATTTCATTTTTAAATTAGAGAAAAAATGGATAAGTCAGTTGACAAAATATAGCTTCTATTCATTAATGGGTGGTTTATCATTTGTATTATACACTAATATTGACAAAATATTAATCAATGTGTATATGAATTTGGCAGATGTGGGTATTTACAGAGCATATAATTATGCGTTCATTTCAATTATCCAAGTATTAATTATCACATTTGGTACTGTTTTTTTTCCATATGCATCCATGTCCAATAATAAAAGGATGCTATTTTCAAAAATAAATAAATTAATTCCTTACTTTATAATATTGGGATTACCTCTTGCGATGATAAGTGGTTTTATTGTTCTATCATTCTACGGCAATGAATACGAATTTAATCTCAAACTAGCTCTCTTGTTTGGGGTTGCAGGATTATGTATTGCAATCGACAATTTATATGGCCAGCTTATGAGTTCTATTGGAATAAAAGGAATCAAAATTGTTTCATTTGCAGCAGTTGTCATGGCTTTAACTAATACTTTTCTAAATATGTGGCTAATTCCATTGATGGGAATTGAAGGTGCTGTGATAGCAACTACTGTTTCTTTCCTGGTCTCGATTTCAATCATGTTGTCAAAAAGAAGCTACATTTATAATTCAGAGGGATATGATGTTGGAAACTGA
- a CDS encoding SDR family oxidoreductase, which yields MKSKKVIVTGGMGFIGSHLTEKLLEENEVTVIDNEATGRMNNIKHLLDHKNLTLVKGSIVDLDLVKIFKGKDYVFHLAAIPSVPRSVKDPFSSNEANVTGTLKVLIAAKDSSIKKVIFSSSSSVYGDTPILPKKEDMPVNPQSPYAITKATGEMYCRVFQELYGLPTVCLRYFNVFGPRQDPTSQYAAVIPKFITSILNDESPVIFGDGEQSRDFSFVKHVVNANILSCESDKTGVFNIACGRRITINELVSHINSILGKDVKPTYVDSRPGDIKHSLADINKAKGFGYDPVGNFKDELAEVVRWFESKAKSR from the coding sequence TTGAAAAGCAAAAAAGTCATAGTTACCGGTGGAATGGGATTTATTGGTTCCCATCTTACAGAAAAGTTGCTTGAAGAGAACGAAGTAACAGTTATAGACAATGAAGCAACCGGAAGAATGAATAACATAAAACACCTGCTGGATCACAAAAATCTAACTCTGGTAAAGGGAAGCATTGTGGATTTAGATTTGGTCAAGATATTTAAAGGCAAAGACTACGTTTTCCATCTTGCTGCTATCCCAAGCGTTCCAAGAAGTGTAAAAGATCCTTTCTCTTCAAACGAAGCAAATGTAACCGGAACATTGAAAGTTCTAATCGCAGCAAAAGATTCCAGCATCAAGAAGGTCATCTTCTCGTCCTCTTCTTCAGTTTATGGAGATACTCCTATACTTCCTAAAAAAGAAGATATGCCTGTAAACCCTCAGTCTCCTTATGCTATTACTAAAGCCACCGGGGAAATGTACTGCAGGGTATTCCAGGAACTGTATGGTCTTCCTACTGTTTGTCTGAGATACTTCAATGTATTCGGGCCAAGGCAGGATCCAACTTCCCAATATGCAGCTGTGATTCCTAAATTCATAACATCAATTCTGAATGATGAAAGCCCCGTTATATTTGGAGACGGGGAACAGAGTAGAGATTTCAGTTTTGTCAAACATGTGGTAAATGCTAACATCCTGTCTTGTGAATCTGATAAAACAGGCGTATTTAATATTGCATGTGGAAGACGGATCACTATCAATGAATTAGTCAGCCATATCAACAGCATACTTGGAAAAGATGTAAAGCCGACTTATGTAGATTCAAGACCCGGAGATATAAAACACTCATTGGCAGATATCAATAAAGCCAAAGGTTTTGGTTACGACCCTGTAGGGAATTTTAAAGACGAACTTGCCGAAGTTGTAAGATGGTTCGAATCTAAGGCTAAAAGTAGGTAA
- a CDS encoding UDP binding domain-containing protein: MSSKNENCQSISPDGEEFPLPTNEMYFEEYRRVESLVNLARKERKEIVVVMGVGFVGSVMAAIIADTKDENGNYTKFVIGCQRPSTRSYWKIPILNRGLSPVKSEDKEVDDIIKRTVLETKTLSATYNNDCLKLADIVVVDIQCDYVKCNLGNVRSGEADMAALEASMRTVGENIRSECLVLIETTVAPGTTEFVALPLLKKAFYKRGIESTPLLAHSFERVMPGKEYVASVRDFWRVCAGCTPEATKKVEKFLREIINTKDYPLTIMDRPIESETAKIVENSYRATILAFLNEWSLFSERNGVDLVKVINAIKMRPTHSNIIFPGPGIGGYCLPKDGGLGYWSYKHILGFEDGDEVFRITPTAIDVNDTRALHVAEITRDALRNMDRYIAGADVLICGASYRQDVGDTRYSGSEIVVRKLTEMGAEMRVHDPYIDHWYELESQDTYPASGQSWKRFFRNQEDLVDLKIQTDLSEAIKGIEALILAVPHNEYLNLDPDSIVKMAGGPIAVIDCFGILSDDNIKQYFELGCEVKALGRGHIQKIKTEVKREKLAKISY, encoded by the coding sequence ATGTCATCGAAAAACGAAAATTGTCAATCCATCAGTCCCGATGGAGAAGAGTTTCCACTTCCTACAAATGAAATGTATTTTGAGGAATATAGAAGAGTAGAATCTTTAGTTAACCTGGCCCGGAAAGAAAGAAAAGAGATTGTTGTGGTAATGGGAGTCGGATTTGTCGGGTCAGTGATGGCTGCCATTATTGCAGATACAAAAGATGAAAATGGAAATTATACTAAGTTTGTAATCGGCTGTCAAAGACCAAGCACCCGCAGTTACTGGAAGATTCCAATATTAAACAGGGGCTTATCTCCTGTTAAATCCGAAGACAAAGAAGTCGATGATATTATCAAACGCACTGTTCTTGAAACAAAGACTCTTTCCGCAACTTATAATAATGACTGCCTGAAACTGGCCGATATCGTTGTAGTGGATATTCAATGCGATTATGTGAAATGTAACCTTGGCAATGTCAGAAGTGGTGAAGCCGATATGGCTGCACTGGAAGCTTCCATGAGAACTGTCGGGGAGAATATCCGTTCTGAGTGTCTTGTGCTTATCGAAACAACAGTTGCACCCGGAACAACTGAGTTCGTTGCTCTTCCACTACTTAAGAAAGCATTCTATAAGCGCGGAATTGAATCCACACCACTACTTGCTCATAGTTTCGAACGTGTCATGCCGGGAAAGGAGTATGTGGCAAGTGTACGTGATTTCTGGAGAGTTTGCGCAGGATGCACACCTGAAGCAACTAAAAAGGTTGAAAAGTTCCTGCGGGAAATAATAAACACAAAAGACTATCCTCTTACTATAATGGACAGGCCAATCGAGTCCGAAACAGCGAAGATTGTTGAAAACTCGTATCGTGCAACTATTCTTGCTTTCCTTAATGAATGGAGTCTTTTTTCCGAAAGGAATGGGGTGGACCTGGTCAAAGTTATAAATGCTATTAAAATGCGTCCTACTCACAGTAATATCATTTTCCCGGGACCTGGAATCGGAGGTTATTGCCTTCCTAAAGACGGAGGTCTTGGATATTGGTCATATAAGCATATCTTAGGCTTTGAAGATGGAGATGAAGTTTTTAGAATCACTCCTACAGCTATTGATGTAAATGATACGAGGGCTCTTCATGTAGCTGAAATCACAAGAGATGCTCTGCGTAATATGGACAGGTACATAGCAGGAGCAGATGTGCTTATCTGTGGAGCCAGTTATAGGCAGGATGTAGGCGACACTAGATACAGTGGAAGTGAAATCGTGGTCAGAAAACTCACAGAGATGGGGGCTGAAATGCGTGTGCATGATCCATATATAGACCACTGGTACGAACTTGAAAGCCAGGATACATATCCCGCTTCTGGTCAATCATGGAAGCGCTTCTTCAGAAATCAGGAAGATTTAGTTGACTTAAAAATTCAAACTGATTTATCTGAAGCTATCAAAGGTATTGAAGCATTGATTCTTGCTGTCCCGCATAATGAATACCTAAACCTTGATCCTGATTCTATTGTTAAAATGGCAGGTGGGCCAATCGCGGTCATAGACTGTTTCGGAATATTATCGGATGATAATATAAAACAATATTTTGAACTTGGATGTGAAGTCAAAGCACTTGGAAGAGGCCATATTCAGAAAATAAAAACAGAAGTAAAGAGAGAGAAACTGGCGAAAATCTCTTACTAA
- a CDS encoding GDP-mannose 4,6-dehydratase, producing the protein MQRILITGGLGQVGSYLVDALHEKAKVTVLDNYSSTTREAVPQDVHVIKGDIKDEIAANLVKQSDVVIHTAAQISVTASMENPLFDAQNNIFGTLNLLEAARNSAISKFVYISSAAVYGNTLYTPITESHPQDPLSPYGASKLTGEKYCMMYNKAFGLPSCCIRPFNIYSPRQDPHNPYSGVISRFIEKAKAKQSPVIFGDGAQTRDFISVHDIVDMICLLIENENANGHVFNAGTGKSTTVTELASMILNTFDVDVPIQYMPERPGDIKYSCSDISSAKKILGFEPKVSLENGLMEFAKCK; encoded by the coding sequence ATGCAAAGGATACTTATTACCGGTGGATTAGGCCAAGTTGGCAGTTATCTTGTGGACGCACTACATGAAAAAGCAAAAGTCACGGTACTTGATAATTACTCATCTACTACAAGAGAAGCTGTGCCTCAAGATGTCCATGTAATAAAAGGTGATATTAAAGATGAGATTGCTGCAAACCTTGTAAAACAAAGTGATGTTGTTATCCACACTGCAGCTCAGATCAGTGTCACTGCCTCAATGGAAAATCCCTTGTTCGATGCACAAAATAACATATTTGGTACACTAAATCTGCTGGAAGCTGCCCGCAATTCTGCAATATCCAAGTTCGTATACATAAGTTCTGCAGCTGTTTATGGAAATACTTTGTACACCCCGATTACAGAATCACATCCCCAAGATCCTCTTTCTCCGTATGGTGCCAGCAAATTGACAGGGGAAAAATATTGTATGATGTACAATAAAGCATTTGGATTACCTTCCTGTTGTATTCGCCCTTTCAATATCTATAGCCCCAGGCAAGACCCACATAATCCATATTCCGGCGTAATATCGCGTTTCATCGAAAAAGCCAAAGCAAAACAAAGTCCTGTGATATTCGGGGATGGTGCCCAGACCCGGGATTTTATCTCAGTTCACGATATAGTCGATATGATTTGCCTCTTAATTGAAAATGAAAATGCTAATGGCCACGTGTTCAATGCAGGTACTGGGAAAAGTACAACAGTAACCGAACTTGCGAGTATGATCCTTAATACATTTGATGTGGACGTACCAATACAATATATGCCTGAAAGACCGGGAGACATAAAATACAGTTGTTCCGATATTTCCAGTGCAAAGAAAATACTAGGTTTTGAACCAAAAGTATCACTCGAAAATGGTTTAATGGAATTTGCTAAATGTAAATGA
- a CDS encoding nucleotide sugar dehydrogenase, producing the protein MSEKLQKILKEKGPIKNIGVIGMGYVGIPAAALFADAPCFNHVLGFQRASSSSGYKIDMLNSGESPLKGEEPGLEDLLKKVTKVGKFTCTSDFSRISELDAVTLAIQTPFEDPKSLLPDFTALIEGITNVGKNLRKGMLVVLESTITPGTTVGMAREILEKESGLVAGEDFALAHAPERVMVGRLLQNIREHDRIVGGIDDVCTKRAVELYTPVLTKGKVIPMTATAAEVTKTAENTFRDLQIAAANQLALYCEAMGINVYDVRAGIASLKGEGITRAILYPGAGVGGHCLTKDTYHLERGVTLGIEPLDYPEDAESIYVLARRVNDFMPKHMFNLTVKALERIGKKPKGIKIAMLGWAFLNDSDDARNPPSELYRDLALAAGCELKIHDPHVLHYPGIEIHANIDEVLAGADVVVIFTGHKQYFGLTPAQIKQKMGQKQPVVIDGRNVVDPGKFIDAGFVYKGIGRGDKNSHAIK; encoded by the coding sequence ATGAGCGAGAAGTTACAAAAGATCCTTAAGGAGAAAGGGCCGATTAAAAATATAGGTGTTATCGGTATGGGATATGTAGGCATCCCAGCAGCTGCACTGTTTGCAGATGCTCCATGTTTTAATCATGTACTGGGTTTCCAGAGAGCTTCATCCTCATCAGGATACAAGATCGATATGCTCAACAGTGGTGAGAGTCCTCTTAAAGGTGAGGAGCCCGGACTTGAAGATCTGTTGAAAAAGGTCACAAAGGTAGGTAAATTCACTTGTACTTCTGATTTCTCAAGGATTAGCGAGCTTGATGCTGTTACTCTGGCTATACAGACGCCTTTTGAAGATCCTAAAAGCCTATTGCCGGATTTTACTGCACTTATTGAAGGCATAACGAATGTCGGTAAGAATCTAAGGAAAGGCATGCTTGTAGTGCTCGAATCCACTATTACTCCAGGTACTACTGTTGGTATGGCAAGAGAGATCCTTGAAAAGGAATCTGGTCTTGTTGCAGGTGAGGACTTTGCACTTGCACATGCTCCTGAGAGGGTAATGGTCGGAAGGCTGTTGCAGAACATAAGAGAGCATGACAGAATAGTGGGTGGTATTGACGATGTGTGTACCAAGCGTGCAGTTGAGTTATACACTCCCGTGCTTACTAAGGGCAAAGTAATACCCATGACGGCTACTGCTGCTGAGGTAACTAAGACCGCTGAGAACACTTTCAGAGACTTGCAGATAGCAGCAGCAAACCAACTAGCATTGTATTGTGAAGCTATGGGCATTAACGTCTACGATGTCCGTGCAGGTATTGCAAGCCTTAAAGGTGAAGGCATCACAAGAGCTATTCTTTATCCAGGTGCAGGAGTCGGTGGACACTGTTTAACCAAGGATACCTATCACTTGGAGCGTGGTGTCACTCTTGGTATAGAACCACTGGATTATCCGGAGGATGCCGAGTCTATCTATGTACTTGCCAGAAGGGTCAATGATTTCATGCCTAAGCACATGTTCAATCTTACCGTTAAGGCACTGGAAAGAATTGGCAAAAAACCCAAAGGTATCAAGATCGCAATGTTGGGCTGGGCATTCCTAAATGACTCTGACGATGCCCGCAACCCTCCATCAGAACTATACAGGGATCTGGCTCTGGCAGCTGGCTGTGAATTAAAGATACATGATCCTCATGTACTTCATTATCCTGGCATAGAAATACATGCCAATATTGATGAAGTATTGGCAGGAGCCGATGTAGTTGTTATTTTCACAGGACACAAGCAATATTTCGGCCTGACGCCTGCACAGATCAAGCAGAAGATGGGACAAAAGCAGCCCGTGGTCATTGATGGTCGTAATGTAGTGGACCCTGGTAAGTTTATAGACGCAGGTTTTGTTTACAAGGGAATAGGAAGAGGAGACAAGAACAGTCACGCTATAAAGTGA
- a CDS encoding UDP-N-acetylglucosamine 3-dehydrogenase — protein MIRVGVIGVGSMGKNHVRIYSEMEGVELVGISDVNQELVEELAHTFKTTPYTDYKKLLAQGLDAVSIVVPTKMHAAVTLEVLNAGTNVLVEKPIADSLENADIMINAAKEKGLILMVGHIERFNPAVIRLKQIIDSGLLGKIVSISTRRVGAYNPRIRDVGVILDIGVHDVDIISYLYGKKIDQVYTIAGANIHSSEDHASIHLRFDHDYSGLVDVNWLTPHKVRTLTAVGVSGVAYLDYIKQSVVLHDKEWVREAKVESKEPLLNELEYFVRCVANKEQPHPNGEDGKHALQACMAAITSYHEEKVIDI, from the coding sequence ATGATTAGAGTAGGAGTCATTGGTGTAGGTTCCATGGGTAAAAACCATGTGAGGATCTACAGTGAGATGGAAGGTGTTGAGCTTGTTGGTATTTCCGATGTAAACCAGGAACTGGTGGAAGAGCTTGCACATACATTCAAGACCACGCCTTATACGGATTATAAGAAGCTGCTTGCTCAGGGTCTGGATGCCGTAAGCATTGTAGTGCCGACCAAAATGCATGCAGCAGTCACATTGGAAGTTCTTAATGCCGGAACTAATGTTCTTGTGGAAAAACCTATTGCAGATTCCCTTGAAAATGCAGATATCATGATCAATGCTGCTAAGGAAAAAGGATTGATTCTCATGGTAGGTCATATAGAGAGATTCAATCCGGCTGTGATAAGGCTTAAGCAGATAATAGATTCTGGATTATTAGGTAAGATCGTATCTATTTCTACCAGAAGAGTAGGTGCCTATAATCCCCGAATAAGGGATGTAGGTGTCATTCTGGATATTGGTGTGCATGACGTTGATATTATATCTTATCTGTATGGTAAGAAGATAGATCAGGTTTACACAATTGCAGGAGCAAACATTCATTCTTCTGAAGACCATGCATCTATTCACCTGCGTTTCGATCATGATTACTCAGGTCTTGTGGATGTTAACTGGCTTACACCACACAAAGTGCGTACCCTTACTGCTGTAGGTGTTTCAGGTGTGGCATATCTGGATTATATCAAGCAATCTGTTGTGCTCCATGACAAGGAATGGGTTCGTGAGGCAAAGGTAGAATCAAAAGAACCACTGCTTAATGAGCTTGAATACTTTGTACGCTGTGTTGCAAATAAAGAGCAGCCACATCCAAATGGTGAGGATGGAAAACATGCCCTTCAAGCATGTATGGCAGCTATAACATCATATCATGAAGAAAAAGTGATAGATATCTAA
- a CDS encoding DegT/DnrJ/EryC1/StrS family aminotransferase, with protein MMISIAKPYLDEAEIEAVAAVLRSGVIAEGPRVAQFEQAFAEYIGVDHAVAVNSGTAALHVALMAHGIGKGDEVITSPFSFVATANSIVYTGAKPVFADIESDTYNISPDQIHEMITSRTKAIMPVHLYGHAADMGAIMEIAEDHNLLVIEDACQAHGATYKGKKVGSFGTGAFSFYPTKNMTTSEGGILTTDDPNIAARSRMLRAHGSKQRYLHEMIGYNFRMTDISAAIGIVQMGRLAEFTEKRRQNAKKLSTGLNSTKNITLPVEKEHCSHVYHQYTIRTPRRDSLRDALQAKDIGTGTYYPLCIHQQPLYKEMGFAGSFPNSEKASREVLSIPVHPGLSDADISTVIAAIKEWDLR; from the coding sequence ATGATGATAAGCATCGCAAAACCGTACCTTGACGAAGCGGAGATTGAGGCCGTCGCCGCTGTACTACGTTCAGGGGTAATAGCTGAGGGGCCAAGAGTAGCACAGTTCGAGCAGGCCTTTGCAGAATATATCGGAGTAGATCATGCTGTGGCCGTGAACTCCGGAACAGCTGCATTGCACGTAGCATTGATGGCTCATGGTATAGGTAAAGGAGACGAGGTGATAACTTCACCGTTCAGTTTCGTAGCCACTGCCAATTCTATTGTATACACAGGTGCAAAACCAGTTTTTGCAGATATTGAATCTGATACTTATAACATCTCACCTGACCAGATTCATGAGATGATAACTAGTCGTACAAAAGCCATAATGCCTGTTCATCTGTATGGGCACGCTGCTGACATGGGTGCGATCATGGAAATTGCAGAGGACCATAATCTTCTCGTAATTGAAGATGCCTGTCAGGCCCATGGAGCAACATACAAAGGCAAGAAAGTCGGATCTTTCGGAACTGGTGCCTTCAGTTTCTATCCTACCAAGAACATGACCACAAGTGAAGGTGGCATTCTTACTACTGATGACCCGAATATTGCAGCCCGTTCACGTATGCTCAGGGCTCACGGCTCAAAACAGCGCTATCTGCATGAGATGATAGGTTATAATTTCCGTATGACTGACATTTCTGCTGCTATAGGTATCGTACAAATGGGAAGACTAGCCGAGTTCACTGAAAAGAGAAGGCAGAACGCTAAGAAGCTTTCAACTGGTCTTAATAGTACCAAGAACATCACATTACCGGTGGAGAAAGAGCATTGCTCACATGTATATCACCAATATACTATTCGCACTCCTCGTCGTGACTCATTGCGTGACGCACTTCAAGCAAAGGATATAGGTACCGGTACGTATTATCCTCTCTGTATACATCAGCAGCCTTTGTACAAAGAGATGGGATTTGCAGGTAGTTTCCCTAACAGTGAAAAGGCATCTCGTGAAGTACTGTCAATTCCAGTGCACCCCGGATTATCAGATGCTGATATAAGTACTGTCATTGCAGCTATAAAGGAATGGGACTTGAGGTAA